From Aquila chrysaetos chrysaetos chromosome 3, bAquChr1.4, whole genome shotgun sequence, the proteins below share one genomic window:
- the ACTR3B gene encoding actin-related protein 3B isoform X2 gives MASYLPPCVIDGGTGYTKLGYAGNTEPQFIIPSCIAIRESAKVGDQAQRRVMKGVDDLDFFIGDEAIDKPTYATKWPIRHGIVEDWDLMERFMEQVIFKYLRAEPEDHYFLMTEPPLNTPENREYLAEIMFESFNIPGLYIAVQAVLALAASWTSRQVGERTLTGIVIDSGDGVTHVIPVAEGYVIGSCIKHIPIAGRDITYFIQQLLREREVGIPPEQSLETAKAIKEKYCYICPDIVKEFAKYDGDPRKWIKQYTGINAINKTKFVIDVGYERFLGPEIFFHPEFANPDFMESISDVVDEVIQNCPIDVRRPLYKNVVLSGGSTMFRDFGRRLQRDLKRVVDARLRLSEELSGGRIKPKPVEVQVITHHMQRYAVWFGGSMLASTSFSKYVTPRKTMKSMALVFVVIILFLESCHNARLMETRSLISCW, from the exons ATGGCGAGCTACCTGCCCCCCTGCGTGATAGACGGAGGCACCGG GTATACGAAACTTGGCTATGCAGGAAATACAGAACCTCAGTTCATTATCCCATCAT GTATTGCAATCCGAGAATCAGCCAAAGTAGGTGACCAGGCTCAAAGGAGGGTAATGAAAGGCGTTGATGATCTGGACTTTTTCATAGGAGATGAAGCCATAGATAAACCTACCTATGCTACAAAG tgGCCTATACGACATGGTATTGTTGAAGACTGGGACCTCATGGAGAGATTCATGGAGCAGGTCATTTTTAAATACCTACGAGCTGAACCTGAGGATCACTATTTTTTAATG ACAGAGCCTCCACTGAACACACCAGAAAACAGAGAGTATCTTGCAGAAATCATGTTTGAATCATTTAACATACCAGGACTTTACATTGCTGTTCAG GCAGTGTTGGCCTTAGCTGCCTCTTGGACATCACGGCAGGTTGGAGAACGTACTTTGACTGGGATTGTCATTGATAGTGGTGATGGAGTGACCCACGTAATTCCTGTG GCAGAAGGCTATGTAATTGGAAGTTGCATCAAACATATTCCTATTGCAGGTAGAGATATTACTTACTTTATTCAACAGCTCCTAAGGGAAAGAGAGGTGGGAATTCCTCCTGAACAATCTCTGGAGACAGCAAAAGCCATAAAG GAGAAATACTGTTACATTTGCCCTGACATAGTGAAAGAATTTGCCAAGTATGATGGCGATCCTCGAAAATGGATCAAACAGTATACTGGCATCAATGCAATCAACAAaaccaagtttgttatagatGTCGGTTATGAAAGGTTCCTCGGacctgaaattttctttcatcctgAG tttgCTAATCCTGATTTTATGGAATCCATTTCGGATGTAGTTGATGAAGTTATACAGAACTGTCCCATTGATGTCCGGCGTCCATTATATAAG aATGTGGTCCTTTCGGGAGGATCCACGATGTTCAGGGACTTTGGACGGCGACTGCAAAGGGATTTGAAAAGAGTAGTGGATGCGAGATTGCGACTTAGTGAGGAACTCAGTGGTGGTCGGATAAAA CCCAAACCAGTTGAAGTTCAAGTGATAACACATCACATGCAGCGTTACGCAGTTTGGTTTGGCGGTTCCATGCTGGCTTCAACA AGTTTTTCCAAGTATGTCACACCAAGAAAGACTATGAAGAGTATGGCCCTAGTATTTGTCGTCATAATCCTGTTTTTGGAGTCATGTCATAATGCTCGTCTAATGGAAACAAGATCTCTGATATCTTGCTGGTGA
- the ACTR3B gene encoding actin-related protein 3B isoform X1, with translation MASYLPPCVIDGGTGYTKLGYAGNTEPQFIIPSCIAIRESAKVGDQAQRRVMKGVDDLDFFIGDEAIDKPTYATKWPIRHGIVEDWDLMERFMEQVIFKYLRAEPEDHYFLMTEPPLNTPENREYLAEIMFESFNIPGLYIAVQAVLALAASWTSRQVGERTLTGIVIDSGDGVTHVIPVAEGYVIGSCIKHIPIAGRDITYFIQQLLREREVGIPPEQSLETAKAIKEKYCYICPDIVKEFAKYDGDPRKWIKQYTGINAINKTKFVIDVGYERFLGPEIFFHPEFANPDFMESISDVVDEVIQNCPIDVRRPLYKNVVLSGGSTMFRDFGRRLQRDLKRVVDARLRLSEELSGGRIKPKPVEVQVITHHMQRYAVWFGGSMLASTPEFFQVCHTKKDYEEYGPSICRHNPVFGVMS, from the exons ATGGCGAGCTACCTGCCCCCCTGCGTGATAGACGGAGGCACCGG GTATACGAAACTTGGCTATGCAGGAAATACAGAACCTCAGTTCATTATCCCATCAT GTATTGCAATCCGAGAATCAGCCAAAGTAGGTGACCAGGCTCAAAGGAGGGTAATGAAAGGCGTTGATGATCTGGACTTTTTCATAGGAGATGAAGCCATAGATAAACCTACCTATGCTACAAAG tgGCCTATACGACATGGTATTGTTGAAGACTGGGACCTCATGGAGAGATTCATGGAGCAGGTCATTTTTAAATACCTACGAGCTGAACCTGAGGATCACTATTTTTTAATG ACAGAGCCTCCACTGAACACACCAGAAAACAGAGAGTATCTTGCAGAAATCATGTTTGAATCATTTAACATACCAGGACTTTACATTGCTGTTCAG GCAGTGTTGGCCTTAGCTGCCTCTTGGACATCACGGCAGGTTGGAGAACGTACTTTGACTGGGATTGTCATTGATAGTGGTGATGGAGTGACCCACGTAATTCCTGTG GCAGAAGGCTATGTAATTGGAAGTTGCATCAAACATATTCCTATTGCAGGTAGAGATATTACTTACTTTATTCAACAGCTCCTAAGGGAAAGAGAGGTGGGAATTCCTCCTGAACAATCTCTGGAGACAGCAAAAGCCATAAAG GAGAAATACTGTTACATTTGCCCTGACATAGTGAAAGAATTTGCCAAGTATGATGGCGATCCTCGAAAATGGATCAAACAGTATACTGGCATCAATGCAATCAACAAaaccaagtttgttatagatGTCGGTTATGAAAGGTTCCTCGGacctgaaattttctttcatcctgAG tttgCTAATCCTGATTTTATGGAATCCATTTCGGATGTAGTTGATGAAGTTATACAGAACTGTCCCATTGATGTCCGGCGTCCATTATATAAG aATGTGGTCCTTTCGGGAGGATCCACGATGTTCAGGGACTTTGGACGGCGACTGCAAAGGGATTTGAAAAGAGTAGTGGATGCGAGATTGCGACTTAGTGAGGAACTCAGTGGTGGTCGGATAAAA CCCAAACCAGTTGAAGTTCAAGTGATAACACATCACATGCAGCGTTACGCAGTTTGGTTTGGCGGTTCCATGCTGGCTTCAACA cCAGAGTTTTTCCAAGTATGTCACACCAAGAAAGACTATGAAGAGTATGGCCCTAGTATTTGTCGTCATAATCCTGTTTTTGGAGTCATGTCATAA